From Canis lupus familiaris isolate Mischka breed German Shepherd chromosome 23, alternate assembly UU_Cfam_GSD_1.0, whole genome shotgun sequence:
gcctcagtttcctaatctgtaaaaaaTGAGTGTAACACCACCTTCCTCCCTTATAGATTGTTAGGAAGAAAGTATGTGAAAGCGCCCGACACATGATTGTCCCTCACCAAATATATTGCCTTCCAATGAGGAGAAAAGGCATGTTGCCCTGGGACCCCCTTTTCAGATCATTTCTAGTTAAAAATGTGAAACGTTCCAAAGCCACAAAATCATGAAGATattgtgtatgcatatgtgtaggtgtgtgcaagaaggaaggaagtataAGAACAAAATTGTTATAAAGTGCACAGTTATGTgcatgtacttaataccactgaactgtacccCTAACAATGGGTaacatggtaattttatgttaagtatattttaccacacacaaaaaaaaaagtaaaaaaaaaaaacccactgctAACACGGGAGTGAGAGCACCTTTCCTTTCCCACACCCTTTGAGCCCTGGACTTTCTCAGGTAGAGACGCAAAGccacattttgtgttttcttagtTTCAATCACAGTGTAGGCATCTCTCCCAGAAGGGCTCTTTCCACCTGTGCTAATTTCCTGTTCTAGTAAATACAGGTCAACATGCAGGATGGaaagtggtttttgtttgtatgttagAAAAATTCTGGCTAAACAAAGAGACCTCTTTGAGCGCTGGCACCAGCTGGTTCCATGGTCAGGGCAGCAAACCATGAGGGacacccaactctgggaaacgaacaaagggtcgcggaaggggaggtgggtgggggttggggtgcctgggtgacgggcactgaggggggcacttgatgggatgagcgctgggtgttagactatatatgctggcaaattgaacttcaataaaaacaaaacaaaagggacacctgggtggctcagtggttgggcgtctgcctttggctcagggcgtgatcccggagatctgggatcgagtcccacatcaggctccctgcatggagcctgcttctccctctgcctctgtctctgcctctctctctgtgtctctcatgaataaataaaatcttttaaaaaaagaaaacaaaacaaaaaaaacaaaacacattggCTCCGCCCTCGGAGAGGACCCTGGGGGAAGGAGTCGAGGCTTTGGCCTTTTGCTGCTGTGACAGCCACCTGCCGCCCCCGTGATCACAGTGGCAGTCACAGTAGCCACCGTTTGTCAGGGTCCTACTGTGCGCACacgtcctgggccctgggcctcgCATGGACGTTTCTCCCAGTGACCCTCCAAAGTGGGTGTTAGCTCCTTTTTTATAAATGTGGgagctgaggcccaggaaggctAGTGATTTGTCAAAAGCCTCCCCCCTGCTAATTACTGGTAGAATCAGGATCCAAATGCCGATCTGCTTTGTCTCTCAAGTCCACACTCTCTTCATGATACTTGGGAGGTCACTCGGCTTGTTGTAACTGCAGCGTAAAACaagggaaaaatgagaagaggGTGGGGTGTGGCCCCCATCAGTGGTTCTCGACTCTAGCTGCATGGTGGAGTCTCCTGGGAAGCTGTAAAAAGGCCACAGGAGCTCAGCCCCGCTGCCCAGGGAGTCTAACTCTGTCCTCATAGACTTCCGTCCTCGGAGGGGCAAGCGGGTCGAGAACCTCTGGTCTTCGCCAGGTCTCCTCAAACTCGGAACTGGATCCAAATCACCTGAGATTCTGTTAAGATGCAGATTCCCATCCAGTCGGTCGGGGATGAGGCCGGAGATGCTACATTTCTGAcgagctcccaggtgatgctgatgctgccgGTCCAGGGACCGCACGTTGAGTAGCGAGGGTCTGAGTGATCCTAGGTTACTGTCCCCTTCTAACACGCTGTGACAGTAGAGAAAGCGGTTCTAAAGCACAGGTGTCTGTAGCCACCAAACATCTGCATCCCTATATCCTGTCCATCCCTACCTGTTACAAATAAGCAGTGTCTCTTTGGGTGGTCATAAGGCAAACATCAATAAGGAGGCATCATGTCACATGCTGAAGGGTCATGGACTCCAGCACCTGTTCATATCCCAGTTGCTGTGAGCTTAGGCAAGCTGCTTCGTCTCCCTGAACTTTAATTTCCTCAGCTTCAAATTGGGGCTAATAAACCCTTATCCCCATTGGGAGATAGGGAGGGTTTTATGGGTTAATATAGACAAAGCACTTTGCACAaataggtgcccaataaatggcAACTGCTGTTATCTTGCTGAACTTCGCAAGCTGATCCCATCTTATGACATAGTTCCCGGTAGGTCAAAGGAACCCTCATCTGTGCCCTCTGCAAGGATCATCAGACGCAGAGTTGCCTTTGATATGAATGTCAGGTGACACTATGACATCAGAAATTTTAGGGCACAGACCCTTCAGGCCAGCATTTCTGCTGTTGCCTAGAGAATGACGGGCAGACAGTTTCCTCCCCTTTCTGGATGGTTAGATTATCTCCCCATCCGTTCTCTGTCTACCCGAGGCAAATTCCCCAGGGATTtttgataataaaacaaaaacacaaacaaaaacaaacaaaaaaaaaacaatgttgtctatttatttattatttttaaaatattttatttatttgacagagagcaagagagcacaagcagggggagcagcagagggagaagcaggcttccccgctaagcagggagcgccacgtagggctcgatcccaggacactgagattgtgacctgagccaaaggcagatgcttaacagactgagccacccaagagccccaacAATGTTAACTCTTGAGGTGTTTCCTTTAATGCTGTCAGCAGACTGATGTTGGTAGTAATTTATTCCATCAGGTATTCATGGCATGCCCAGGTACCGGGGATCCAGGGCTGAACAAAAAATTCAGTCTGTCTCACCCCAGAGTTTGTGGAGGGGAGGAAGACactaagcaaataaaatacacaattgTAACTGTAGACAGTGCTATGGAGGAGGAGAACAGGGCAccctgaaagaaaatattaaagaacttGTGATACCACCAACTAACTTTCATGTGAAAAGGACGTATGATTGCCCGTGTATAGAATGGATTGGAGTGGGGCACGAGGGAGGGCAAGCAGTTAGGAGCTCTTACAGCAGTCCAGGCCCGGGTGGTGACAGGGGAGCCCAGGAGAAGTTGCTAGAATCAAGACGTGGAGCAAATACCCTTCAATTGCATTAATTATTATAAACTGTTGGCttgtagtttgttttgtttttttttttaaagattttatttatttgagggagagagagcatgagcaggggggagaggaggaagagggagaagcaggctcccttgctgaagctggatcccaggacccccacgatcatgacctgagccgaaggcaggctaactgactgagccacccaggagcccctgttggCTTGTagttttaacaattttataatttttcccttttgctcaATACAGAAGATACAGTGTTCTCATCATGAAAAATTCTAACCTGTGTGTGGCTTTCCCTCTGtgggtctcattcattcattcattcattcattcatttatcctttaGTCTGTAAAATAGTGGTGGTGATAGCAAGTGTTGGTATCTATAGGGTCtaacatttttccttcctctgttatTTGGGGACTCTAATACAAATTTAAAGaattcttatctataaaattttaAGCTTCAAATTAGGAGCCGAAGCAGGTTTAATGATCTACAGAGAGTTAGGTTTCCTATTCTTTAAAAACTCTTGACTTCCTCTTGTCCGGCCCAGCACAGGTCAGTGGAATTATGATCATACGTTAAGCACAGGCTACATGAGTCAGGAAAGGTCAAGGCCACCGGCGTCTCAAGACAGAACTACAAAGCAAAACTGGTCTCTATGCCCAGGCACCGTGCCTCGCTCTAGACCGTGGGAATCTGAGAGGCAGCTGGAGCATGAGTCACCAGCTAACGCCAGCTGACACACGCTGGGTCACAATCATCCCAGAATCACCTCGTATAAAACTTGGCTGGAATGATTTACACGCCTCAACTTTAAATAGCTCAATTGTCTCGCAGAAATTAGTAGTATAGTAGAAGCATTTAGAAAACAAACCTTCAAAGGTTGCAAGTTAGGAAATGTGGCACCAGAAAGGTCAACTGACCAGCCTAGGCTCACACGGCTGATACTTGGCAAGCCCCAAGCACCTGGGGTTAGGTACAGGGAAGACTTCCCTGGACGGTATTGGAGGGAAGTAGCATGATTCTGCTGCTAAGACAGACACTCAGCTATTCGTTTGAATCTGCTGGTAGTTCCGGGTCCTACTCCATGGTTGAACTCTCGGTGACCTGCCTCTGAAATTCCCCATCATGTACACTGGATGGTTCGCTGTGGGCACATCACCCTCTTAATcccctaaatgaaaaaaaaatgtaaaaaaaaaaaaaaaaaaaccctaaatgttAAGGAATCAGGGAAACCAAGACCTACTCCTGCTCACAGAAAGGCTGAGAACCTCTGATCTTAAGGTtcgttggtttaaaaaaaagtttttaaagtaaagaattcagaataatgcaaatatgaatataatatacacTCAGGTTCCTGCCACCCAGAATTAACAACTGTGaacattttcttccaaagaattttgagcatcttttttttctctttaggaaGGCACTGGAAGACACTAGCTACTGAATCTACCGTCTTGCTTGATCAGCCTGATTTCTATCAAATTAGAATATAAAACTAggacaggagagggaaagaaattctttgttttttaaaaaacaatatagtaCGTAAGTGGCTCATGTGATGAGTTTTGGCAAATGCCTGTCGCCGGGTTTTAAACTGCATTTGCAACTGGAACtacataaaaagatgttttaatttacataatctttttttctttttcttttttttgctcttttcacTTCCTCTTAAAACGGGAATAACctggggatttttgtttgtttgggggcaGAAAAtgctaagttttaaaaaagtcagTAAAAGTTAAGTTTACAGATTTCCAGTGACAGAGATTAAAGGGAGCTATGAAATAACTCTGGAAAGTAAAAGTTCAGAGTTTTGTTGCCTAAacctttactttcatttattgaattctgGAAACATGTCTGAACCAGGAGTCTGAATTCTGGAATCAGTGCTGCCTCTAATGTACTATATGGCTGCTGGCCCATCGCTTTACCTCCTGGGGCTGAAAAGCTAACACTGCATGCTTTAGGAATAACTTGATTCCACCATCTCCATCGTTATGGGCTTTTGATTAGAGCGCTCTTTACCTTGGGTACCTTGCTGGTCCTGATTTTGTCCATCACACAGAACAAGAAGGCTTATTAGATAGGGACACGGAGTGGTGGTGACAGGCTAGGCTGGTTTATGCACAAAACACCTTGCCTGGTGCTGTGTACACACTCAGCCACATCTGGACCTGCTCGGGCTCTGAGGATCTAAGTCCACCTGTTCCTGGATCCTAGTTTCACCTCTACAGATCCCCCTTGGACAGGCTCGAGTGTGATTCTCTTGTTGACGAAAGCTACAGCTCTCATTCATTTACCAAACTCGTTATAAACACCTTCTTTTGCTCAGGGCACCATTTTCACCCTTATTTGAAGAATAGCCTAGAAGATAAGTTACGTTAGCAATTAATAACCATGTCTGGTATTTCTGCCGCAAATATTTTTGCCATAGACATCTTCGCCACGAGCATTTTTTTGCTGCATAACTAATTGCCCCATAAGCCAATTTTGCTAAAAGATCAAATAACTGGTTTCATTTCTCCATTGGCAGAGTTAATGTATTCAAACTAGTAGACTGTTTCATTTCTCCATTGACAAAGTTCCCATTTTTGTAGTATGTAAATCTTAGCTCGCCCTCCTAATGGTCTGTACAGGGACAAGTAGATGTGGTGGTCTTGAAACAGTGGATTGTAACGAGGACATATATCGACCTAACAGAAGGTATGGTGAAAAAACTTACGGGAAGTGTGAAATGAGTGTGAAGCCAGATTACATTCTATACCAGAAAAATGATGACCTGCTAGTTTCAATGGTAACAGAGCTCAGTTACGGTGCATTATGCTATCAGCATTCCTTCCACATTTCCCATACAAGTTCGGAAGGTCTACCGATGAACATGTGACAATATGCCAAGAACACCCAACAGTGTAGAGGCTTTCACAACGTGATACAAAACTCTGTTACAAAAATGTATCCTAGTATTGGGAAgctgataccttttttttttttttttaagattttatttatttattcatgagagacacagagagagaggcagagacacaggcaaagggagaagcaggctccatgcagggagcccgacgtgggactcgatcccgggatgccaggatcaggccctgggctgaaggcagatgctcaaccgctgagccacccgggggtccccAACCTTTCTTAATGAAAGAAGTtgttttagcaaataaaaaagtgTGATGCTGAACAAGGAGACTAAtccacaagcaaaaaaaaaaaaaaagtataatgcgATGAATGAAAGACTTGAAGACCAGTGGTTAGATATGATCCACCAAGTAAAATCAATCATTTGTGCAGTGAATctacacacatttaaaatatagtcaaatattttgtattctggggcacctggggggctcggtcggttaagtgtctgactcttgatttcggctcaggtcatgatcgcagggttgtgagatggagccctaggCCGGGCTCCgtactgggcgtggagcctgcttgagattctcctttccctctccttcccaccccgccctccccccaccccacttgcaccctctctctctctcaaaaaaaaaaatttttttttaattccacaataaagtcttttaaattttatcactTTTCATGTTTCATTATGTCCTTTTTAATGACTGTCCCACTTtcgtttttttgtgggttttgtctTCCATGGCAAAATTGCCCTATGGCCGATTAGTTATGCAGTGAAAATGTTTGTGGCTACAGAAATGTCTATGGCCGAGCTGTGTAGAGTGAAACTTTCTAGAACCTTCCTTAACTGCCAGAACTCTATtctggataaaaaaaatcaaccctgCATCTCACCTAAAGAACCAAAACCAACTCCAAGGCCGTCCCTTCCATCGGGTGCTACTCTAATGCCATGGGGCTGCTAAGTTAAGTAGTCCTTGATCCTCAGGCCTAGGGGGCTAGTATTCTGAATTCCTTTGAGAGTTCAGGGTCAGGACTGAGAGGGTGGGTCACCCTGGCTCAAACCCAGAATTCTCGGTAGAGGACAAGAGTAAATTAGCTCTAGCCAATCCTCTTCCTTCTGATTCTGTAAAGCAGGAGAAATACTCTTCTTCCACAAGTGCTGGCATGTGAAAGAACATCTCCAGGGACGAGACCAGCAGCACCAAGGGCACTGCCTGGTTCAGGGAGGTGAGTGTGGACTCCAGTTCGAACACAGACCTGTGTCACGACCTTGGACAAATGACCGTTTCTTCATGTGGAAATAGGGATGGCTCCAAGCCCAAGGTGGTGGGGAAGCTTCAGGCACCTGCACATAGTAGGCGCCCAACAAACAAACATCATTCAGCTGGGAAAAAGCAGCACAatattcatttttggaaaatatttattacaaaactAAAGTGAATGTGGCAAAAAACAACAATCCAACACATACCTTTAAATAGCAAGCATATGACACTGGTTATAAAGCTTTTCCAACTCTACTGATCTAGTCTGTCCCACCATCTACGGTCAAGGGTGGCCTCCGAGGGAAGCCACGTGTAAACAGGTCATCTGTACTAGTGATGAGCAAAAACTAATCATGGGACAACTATCAACGGCCATACGATTCGCTTTCCTAGGCAATTCACCCCAAACATAAGAGAGTGACCAAATCCCAGGAGTGTGTTCATGGGGATCTGCAGTTCTGGTTTCAATCTGGGCGTAGTGGTAGGTGGTGGGGGCATGAAATGGTAGAAAGACAAACAGTATCAGTAGAGGGCAGTCGTAAAGCACCTTTAAAATCTGGACCCTTTCCACAATTTAAGCCAGTAATTCTCAAACTTTATTGTCGAACAGAATCACCTGAGGACAGTGACCATCACAGGCTCCCCAGACGTGCAGGCGTAAGAGGAGTACTACGGGTGATTCTGCGCACACCGGTTAGCCACCCAGTTTGAGAGACACGGTTTAAAATGCACTGAAACAATTCCTACCCCCCTAGAAACAAGGTAAAAGTAAGGTTAAGGACTCTATCGACAGTCACTGTGCTTTTTGTCAACTTGGAGGGACCAACAGAGGGAGTCCAGCAGGAGGGAGCCTCCAGTTCCCAACACCCCGGTCTACGGGAGCCCTGAGCGACCTGTCAAGTGCTGTTCAGGAAGGGAACAGGATGTAATAATAAAGTTGATTTTAGATCACAGAACAGACTCCAAATGGCTAAGAGGCCAACCCCACTCCTCCCTGTTTAACGAACTTCGTTGGGCCGAGGCCCGCTGGGAAGCTGCTGCTCAAACGGGACACGGGGGCCACTCGATTTTGTGAAGACGCAGTGAATTagaacatctataaaaaaaaaaaaaacgaaaacaaaacaaaacacctttatTCACCATGGAGCGCCGTGCCCAGATCACCCCGGCGCCTCACGGACAACACGTGGAGATGGTCACGTTGATTCCCAGGTTGCCGTTATCCGCGAACAGGTGCGCGATGGCCGTGTCGAACACGAGGCAGTCGCTGTTCAGGATGGCCGCGGCCACGCCGTCGTGGATGGAGCGCGGGGTGGCCTCCCAGGTCAGTCTCCGCCGGTTCCCGTTCAGCTCCAGCCTGTAGGCAAAGTTCTCGGCCTGCTTGCGGGTGCCGATGAGCAGCACGATGGCGAAGAACTGCTGGTGGCCCTCGTacttctcctgcttctccagcaCCAGCATGAAGTGGTGGCCAAAGCACGACTGCATCATCACCCAGTCGACGGCCCCGGGCAGGTTAATGTCTGTGGCCAGAAAGACGATGTCCTCCCCCTGGAGGGTGGTGATGCTCTTGTGCGCGTGCATGAGATGGGACATGACGGCCTCCAGGGAGCCCTGCCACTTGCACGAGGcgccggggcaggggcaggagtaGGGGCGGTATTCACAGATGTCCTCGTGCTCTGGCTTCTCCGTGTGGTGCAGGGTCAGGGAGCAGCCCGTGGTGGCATACTGCAAGGACGGAAAGACACACGGTGAGCCAGCGGCCTTCTGCAGACTCCCCCGGGCCGGCCTCCGAGAGGGTCACCCCCTCAGGTCGCCGGGGCCTACGCTGAGTTCTCCGCTCGAGGGGGCTTAAGCATGTAAGACGGAGAAGTGTGAGGTCCGGATTCGTCGTCAGGACTGCCATCCACCAAATCTGGGGGTGTCCTCAACCGGGGGCCTCCTGCATCGCACGCCCCCATTCCAACACCGCCGGGAACCTAAGATCCAAAGTGCTCTCGCTATCCGACACCTCAAACGGGATTGTAGAGCCAGCCCCGGAAACTCGGGCCTCCCCCATATTTTCCGTGAAtgtcaagaatttttaaaaatttattttgatttttttttttaaaagatttattcatgagagacacacacagagagaggcagagacacaggcagagggagacacaggctccatgcagggagcccgacgcgggactcgatcctgggaccccggggtcatgacccgagccaaaggcagatgctcaactgctgagccaccctgctgccccaagaattttttaagatttaaaatggcTGGTggagggggggcctgggtggctcagtaaagCGTccgccgtcagctcaggtcatgatcccagggtcctgggatcgagccccgcatcgggctcctcgctctccctctgcctgccactctgactgcctgtgctctctctctggcttagGCATATGGTTGGGCAAGGGATATGCTCCCTCCGGACTAGTTTTCACCCCAAGACCAGGATGAAGACAGTGTCGTTCCTCttggcggcccccgcccccgtccctaGCTCAGAGGGGGGAGCGACAGGCAGGCTGTGGGAAGGCTGCCCTTCGGGCCCTGCTCCCGCCCGGAGGGACCAGCCGGGCCAGGCCACCCCCGCGTGGACAACCCCACGCTGCTAGAAGTTGCTACCTCACTCCCTTCACCTTTCAACCCTGCAACCCCAAGGGACTCTGGGCGGGCTAGTGTGGTTCTAGCCAGTGGAGGTTAAAATGAGAAGGGGCCCAGAACACCCCCACGGGTCCCCGCACCCATCGTCCTGGCCAGGTATGTCAGGCCCTCGCCACACGTCCAGGGGGAAGGGGAACTACACTGGGTTCCAGGGTGAGGCTCCCAGGAGAGGTTTTTGATAGTCAGCCCCCCAGTGCTGTCTTAGGGGTGCAGGGACAAGGCCTTTGTCTCCCTTGCACTTGGGGTGACATTCCTGATGAACAGATCACACCGATCTTGGGAAAAAAGAGCACACCGCGAGGAACCGGACTCCTGCTCCCAACCGTCGCGGTGTCGGTGCCTGGATGCCAGCTGGGGAACCAGCCCGCAAGTAGACACGTGCCCGGAGAACCGCGCTGTCGTAAAGAAGAAGGGAACCTGAGTCACCTTTTTATGGGCTGAGTCGAGAAGTCGGAGCTCGCAGCGGCAGGCCAATGGTCCGGGTTACCTCGCCTGGGTCCCCCCGGCCCTTGCTGAGACACGAGGACAGCAAATGAGGCTGGGGCCCGGGTCCCACATCTAAGCTGCGGTGTCCCTTTGTTAACAAAACAAAGCCTCACATCTGGTTTTGGGGACCCTGCCCAGGGAATAACCCCCTCCCCGAGCCATCAGTCGGTCAGAATTCCAATCTCCGCAGGTGGATTCATCACTGGCAACACGCAGGCCCGGAGCACGTGCTCCATTCgaggccctgggctccaggccccgACAGGGAGCACAGAAGGGAGAGGAGTGTCCCCTCGAGGAAGAAGAGGGTCCTCAGGCAAAGAAAGGCAGCTGGCTCCTCCCCCGCACCGAAAGGAAATGATAACTACCTTCAATAGAAATTGCCAGAAATACTTCCCTGGTATGTACCTTGCCCACGGGGAATGCGTATTCATCTTCTTAAACCACggcctaattttaaaaaagcatgggtataaaaaaaaaaaaaaaaaaacacccttcaTAATCAGAAGGAGAAACCCATTTATGTAGCCCTATTTTCTACTTCGTGTTCCTCACAGTAAGGccctaaaaaaacccaaatccctATTAACTGTGTTTTAGGCCTCGAGTGTGGCTGGGAACGCAGAAGCTTCGAGGTTCTTCTGCGGGTGATAAGGTGAGGCATCTGTGCCTCGCTTAAAAACCTgcgttacaaaaaaaaaaaaaaaaaaaaaaacaacaaaaaaaccaaaatcaaccTGCGTTACACCCAATAAAAATAGCAAGACTTAGCCCCGAGCCCGGCTGAGTCCCAGGCTGAAACAGCGCCCGGGCCTGTGGACGGGAGGGGTTCAGATGGGGCTTTGCCCGCCGCCACCCACCAACGCTTCCAGGGACGCGCCGAGCTGGGGCAGAGGGTCCGGGAAAGTACAcctgcgccccccccacccccagccaaggCCCCCGCATGTTCCGCAGGTATTTATCCTCCAGCCACCACCGGGGACCTTCCTCGTGTGCGGCTCAGGCAGGAGTATTTATATCCTGAGTTGCTTTGCCTTACGAGCCACATACAGAGAACGGGGACCCTCCCCCAAACCACACACACAGGAAGGGCATTACTTGGCACCTGCCTGGACAGTgaccttacaaaaaaaaaaggtcttgctACAGCCTCTGTGAACTTAAAtagggatttgttttttttttttttttttaagtggtaggtgctgcttctgctttttttcccaaaCAAGCTGAACTCTGAAGCCAACCTATTCCTTCTGTTTTCCATCGTGGGTGAGGGCGTGTCTTTGTGGCCACTGGTGCCACTTGTATGATGAGCGGGTGAGAGACCAGCTCTAAAAAGAAAAGGTCTAAACTTTGAATTTGCGTGcactttatataatatataaaaatatagattatatatataatatataatatattatatattataaatatataaaaatatataaattatatatatgtatataatatatatatatacacacgcactCCTAGGCCTCCCTTCCTGCTTGTCACAGTCTCAGCAGCGCTCTGGGGCAGGGGCTCTCCTGCAGGGATCAGAGGGAGGGTGCAGGGTCTGTGAATTCCCCGACACTGGGGGAAGCGTCTAGGTGCCTCTGAGCAGCAAACCCAGGTTGCACCGAGCCCTGGCTTGCGTTTCCCCGACAAGCTCCAAGCGTTCCCAAGAACGGCCCACGCTCCGTCCCTGAACACACAGAAGGGAACCGGCGGCGCGTCCTGCCCTTGCCGTGGTTCCTGCCAAGAGGGGCCGCGAGCAAACCATGGGGATGAAACCTCAAGTGAGGAGGCAAGGCCAGGTGCCCTCAGGGCCTGGACAATTTAGTTAATTTTCTGGGTTTCTCATCAGTGGCACTACAGCTCTTCCCTGCTCCCCGAACTGTGAAACCCTTCATGAGacaaaatggcataaagcaaagcAGCAAGGGCCATTAATTTGTATGGAAAAGTCTCCAAGCCTTCCTAGTCCCAAAAAACCACCTCTCGTGCTTTTCTGATATCCTCGGACACACCTTGCTAACGGAGGTACAAAACCAAccgagataaagcacagatgcgcACAGATGCAGTTCAAAGCTTTGGAGTCCTGATGCTGAGATGCTGGGGGTAGGTCCCAGGAAAGGAGCTTGGCGAGGCCACTCCTGTTGTTCAGGATGCGCACTGCAAAAGAGAGGCCGAACGctattttcctttcctgctgtTTTTCGTAGTGGTGGAAGTCTTCGGATTTCCTTTGGTTACCACAAACAGGTCCTTTGTAAAAGCAACGTGATGTCAAGTGAACGTTCAAAAAGCGGGGATGGCTGTACTGACGTTTTAGACCACGTAATTCCTTGTGGGGGAGGCCGtgtttagcagcacccctggcctctacccactagatgccagtagcaatctccccctcccccattgtgacaaccagaaatgtcaC
This genomic window contains:
- the SIAH2 gene encoding E3 ubiquitin-protein ligase SIAH2; the protein is MSRPSSTGPSASKPCSKPPPPQHAPSPAAPPAAATISAAGPGSAAVPAAAAVISGPGGGGGGGGGGGGGAGPVSPQHHELTSLFECPVCFDYVLPPILQCQAGHLVCNQCRQKLSCCPTCRGALTPSIRNLAMEKVASAVLFPCKYATTGCSLTLHHTEKPEHEDICEYRPYSCPCPGASCKWQGSLEAVMSHLMHAHKSITTLQGEDIVFLATDINLPGAVDWVMMQSCFGHHFMLVLEKQEKYEGHQQFFAIVLLIGTRKQAENFAYRLELNGNRRRLTWEATPRSIHDGVAAAILNSDCLVFDTAIAHLFADNGNLGINVTISTCCP